The proteins below come from a single Vicugna pacos chromosome 13, VicPac4, whole genome shotgun sequence genomic window:
- the FAM43B gene encoding protein FAM43B codes for MLPWRRNKFVLVEDEAKCKAKSLSPGLAYTSLLSSFLRSCPDLLPDWPLERLGRVFRSRRQKVELNKDDPTYTVWYLGNAVTLHAKGDGCTDDAVGKIWARCGPGGGTKMKLTLGPYGIRMQPCERGGSGGSGGRRPAHAYLLPRITYCAADGRHPRVFAWVYRHQARHKAVVLRCHAVLLARAHKARTLARLLRQTALAAFSDFKRLQRQSDARHVRQQHLRAGGAAASVPRAPLRRLLNAKCAYRPPPAERGRGAPRLSSIQEEDEDQDEEAEEREEGDPQRERPEVLSLARELRTCSLRGAPAPPPPSQPRRWKAGPRERAAQAR; via the coding sequence ATGCTGCCCTGGAGACGTAACAAATTCGTGCTAGTGGAGGACGAGGCCAAGTGCAAGGCGAAGAGCCTGAGCCCGGGGCTTGCCTACACGTCGCTGCTCTCCAGCTTCCTGCGCTCCTGCCCGGACCTGCTGCCCGACTGGCCGCTGGAGCGCCTGGGCCGCGTGTTCCGCAGCCGGCGCCAGAAAGTGGAGCTCAACAAGGATGACCCGACCTACACCGTGTGGTACCTGGGCAACGCCGTCACCCTGCATGCCAAGGGCGACGGCTGCACCGACGACGCCGTGGGCAAAATCTGGGCGCGCTGCGGGCCGGGTGGGGGCACCAAGATGAAGCTGACGCTGGGGCCTTACGGCATCCGCATGCAGCCGTGCGAGCGCGGCGGCTCGGGGGGCTCCGGGGGCCGCAGGCCGGCGCACGCCTACCTGCTGCCGCGCATCACTTACTGCGCGGCGGACGGGCGCCACCCGCGTGTCTTCGCCTGGGTCTACCGCCACCAGGCGCGCCACAAGGCCGTGGTGCTGCGCTGCCACGCCGTGCTGCTGGCGCGGGCGCACAAGGCGCGCACCCTGGCCCGCCTGCTCCGCCAGACCGCGCTGGCGGCCTTCAGCGACTTCAAGCGCCTGCAGCGCCAGAGCGACGCGCGCCACGTGCGCCAGCAGCACCTCCGCGCTGGGGGCGCCGCCGCCTCGGTGCCCCGCGCCCCGCTGCGCCGGCTGCTCAACGCCAAATGCGCCTACCGGCCGCCGCCCGCGGAGCGCGGCCGCGGGGCGCCGCGCCTCAGCAGCATccaggaggaggacgaggaccaGGACGAGGAGGCAGAGGAGCGCGAGGAAGGAGACCCCCAGCGCGAGCGGCCTGAGGTGCTCAGCCTGGCTCGGGAGCTGAGGACGTGCAGCCTGCGGGGCGCCCCGGCGCCTCCGCCGCCCTCGCAGCCCCGCCGCTGGAAAGCCGGCCCCCGGGAGCGGGCAGCCCAGGCGCGCTGA